A genomic segment from Acyrthosiphon pisum isolate AL4f chromosome A3, pea_aphid_22Mar2018_4r6ur, whole genome shotgun sequence encodes:
- the LOC100158995 gene encoding tectonin beta-propeller repeat-containing protein, with product MNELQCVLAINNYGKIFTLSAFDDQWKPFPHIGMDLKHISAIENYMWSIGGDNQTYLLVHNLDGAIRIKEEVYENERWMPVGSFSKRLLPTDRYCWSSENGKEEKLKENIKLPSFVWQWEHEWKLETTFEENDLDNSGWTYAVDFCAKFYPTKRWNSCVRRRKWYRNRIYTGMNSWCIISPLHKDFTQEPFICVSIGGHKIPGAQLGVIMVWAVTAQGRIFYRKNVNKMWPEGCLWVCVPTKEGSESRYIDCGPSGSVWVVLWSGIILVRKEVSAETPQGKKWIIVGSPEADSKITQLSVGFHSVWAITNDSRVWYRKGIDQNLSEGTCWVKLNTFMFSVSVTPNDQVFSVGLDRHLYFRTDISKNYPTGKKWIHIQASIEIEQPKEKETKQEGIESWISSSFTEPSHSAPTRLVGNDSKNNLNLNAKEINPSQRRVSAWSPKLSIGSLIGMEAKPDSFMELQNNSSIKKPKTFWSSVVGGSIEPDVCFISQWFNSPNDRETIFKSKWRREILDKLIVLRLKEKEFQQITSFAL from the exons ATGAACGAATTGCAATGCGTATTGGCTATTAATAACTACGGGAAGATTTTCACACTGTCTGCGTTTGATGACCAATGGAAACCTTTTCCCCACATCGGCATGGATTTGAAACATATTTCCGCCATCGAGAATTACATGTGGTCCATCGGAGGCGACAACCAGACGTATCTTTTGGTGCACAACTTGGACGGAGCGATACGGATCAAGGAAGAAGTATATGAAAACGAG CGATGGATGCCCGTCGGGAGTTTTTCAAAAAGACTTTTGCCCACTGATAGATATTGTTGGTCATCGGAAAACGGTAAAGAAGAAAAATTGAAGGAGAATATAAAGTTGCCCTCTTTTGTCTGGCAATGGGAACATGAGTGGAAGTTGGAGACTACTTTCGAGGAAAACGATTTAGACAATAGC GGTTGGACATATGCGGTCGATTTTTGTGCAAAGTTTTATCCAACCAAACGCTGGAATTCATGCGTTAGGAGAAGAAAATGGTACAGGAATCGGATATACACAGGCATGAATTCTTGGTGTATAATTTCTCCTTTACACAAAGATTTTACTCAG GAACCATTTATTTGCGTTAGCATTGGAGGGCATAAGATACCCGGAGCTCAACTTGGTGTCATTATGGTATGGGCGGTGACAGCACAAGGAAGG ATTTTCTACCGTAAGAACGTAAACAAAATGTGGCCCGAAGGCTGTTTGTGGGTCTGTGTTCCGACTAAAGAGGGCAGTGAATCCAGATATATTGATTGTGGTCCGTCGGGTTCTGTTTGGGTAGTTTTATGGAGTGGTATCATACTAGTCAGAAAAGAAGTCAGTGCTGAAACTCCACAAG gtaaAAAATGGATTATAGTTGGATCTCCAGAAGCAGATTCCAAAATAACTCAATTATCAGTCGGGTTTCATTCAGTGTGGGCAATTACTAATGATTCTAGAGTATGGTATAGAAAAGGGATTGATCAAAATCTTAGTGAAGGAACTTGTTGGGTgaaattaaacacatttatgTTTTCAGTCTCCGTAACCCCAAATGACCAA gTATTTTCAGTGGGCTTAGATAggcatttatattttaggactgatatatctaaaaattatccTACTGGGAAAAAGTGGATTCATATACAGGCATCCATTGAAATTGAACAACCTAAAGAAAAAGag acAAAACAGGAAGGGATAGAATCATGGATATCATCATCATTTACTGAGCCTTCACATTCTGCCCCAACACGTCTGGTTGGAaatgattcaaaaaataatttaaacttgaa tgcaaaagAAATCAATCCTTCTCAACGCCGAGTGTCTGCTTGGAGTCCTAAACTTAGCATTGGGTCTTTAATTGGCATGGAAGCTAAACCGGATTCATTTATGGaacttcaaaataatagttcaattaaaaaaccaaaaacattttGGAGTTCTGTAGTGGGAGGCTCAATTGAACCagatgtttgttttatttcacaatg gttTAATTCTCCAAATGATAgagaaactatttttaaaagcaAATGGAGGCGAGAAATATTGGACAAATTAATTGTGTTGAGGTTAAAAGAAAAAGAATTTCAACAAATCACTTCTTTTGCTTTATAA
- the LOC115034493 gene encoding uncharacterized protein LOC115034493 isoform X1, translating to MCILLCSLYYNIIIHYFILYIINCSTLNSKFVNMENFEEMANLFAIQNMEMQENVGYGKLSTKKNRIDPFTLSDRLFIKNFRLTKDLTRYLIELLSPFVEVKSRSSAIDLSTKVLIALNFFGTGSYQSPVGYNIFNAVSQPSVSRCVIEIVDALNQPQVINTWVKFPSNIQELNQVRDE from the exons atgtgtattttacttTGCagtctgtattataatataattattcattattttatattatacataattaattgttcAACATTAAATTCCAAATTCGTCAACATGGAAAACTTCGAAGAAATGGCAAATTTGTTTGCCATTCAAAATATGGAGATGCAAGAAAATGTAGGGTATGGAAaactatcaacaaaaaaaaatcgtatcgaTCCTTTTACATTGTCCGATCGtctgttcataaaaaattttagacTAACTAAGGACCTAACACGATATTTAATTGAGTTACTATCACCATTTGTGGAAGTTAAAAGTCGTTCGTCAGCTATTGACTTAAGTACAAAA GTTCtaattgcattaaatttttttggtactGGTTCATATCAGTCACCTGtgggatataatatattcaatgcaGTTTCACAACCGTCAGTTTCTCGATGTGTGATAGAAATAGTAGATGCTCTTAATCAACCCCAAGTTATAAACACTTGGGTTAAATTCCCATCAAATATTCAAGAACTAAATCAAGTTCGCGACGagtaa
- the LOC115034493 gene encoding uncharacterized protein LOC115034493 isoform X2, protein MCILLCSLYYNIIIHYFILYIINCSTLNSKFVNMENFEEMANLFAIQNMEMQENVGLTKDLTRYLIELLSPFVEVKSRSSAIDLSTKVLIALNFFGTGSYQSPVGYNIFNAVSQPSVSRCVIEIVDALNQPQVINTWVKFPSNIQELNQVRDE, encoded by the exons atgtgtattttacttTGCagtctgtattataatataattattcattattttatattatacataattaattgttcAACATTAAATTCCAAATTCGTCAACATGGAAAACTTCGAAGAAATGGCAAATTTGTTTGCCATTCAAAATATGGAGATGCAAGAAAATGTAGG acTAACTAAGGACCTAACACGATATTTAATTGAGTTACTATCACCATTTGTGGAAGTTAAAAGTCGTTCGTCAGCTATTGACTTAAGTACAAAA GTTCtaattgcattaaatttttttggtactGGTTCATATCAGTCACCTGtgggatataatatattcaatgcaGTTTCACAACCGTCAGTTTCTCGATGTGTGATAGAAATAGTAGATGCTCTTAATCAACCCCAAGTTATAAACACTTGGGTTAAATTCCCATCAAATATTCAAGAACTAAATCAAGTTCGCGACGagtaa